The Planifilum fulgidum genome has a segment encoding these proteins:
- a CDS encoding small multi-drug export protein, whose amino-acid sequence MEELRVLIESFEEGAYIALFLLSAVPWVEVSVVPIGILMGLHPISVAILGFLGNWITVFLLILLFDRWNQWRKRRKPSRAGASEEAPSKRRQRARRLWERFGLVGLALLSPLATGTHLAAAVAMAFRTPKGKVTLWMTVSIFLWTTLLAAGSHYGFEWAIPQGT is encoded by the coding sequence TTGGAAGAACTGAGGGTGTTGATCGAATCCTTCGAAGAGGGGGCATACATCGCCCTGTTTCTGTTGTCCGCTGTCCCGTGGGTGGAGGTCAGTGTCGTTCCCATCGGCATCCTGATGGGCTTGCATCCGATATCGGTGGCGATCCTCGGATTCCTGGGCAATTGGATCACCGTATTTCTCCTTATCCTGCTGTTTGACCGCTGGAATCAGTGGAGAAAGAGGAGGAAGCCGTCCCGAGCCGGTGCGTCGGAAGAAGCGCCGTCCAAGCGGAGACAGCGCGCCCGTCGCCTGTGGGAACGGTTTGGCCTTGTGGGGCTCGCCCTTCTGTCGCCGCTGGCGACCGGTACGCATCTCGCCGCGGCGGTGGCCATGGCCTTCCGGACGCCGAAGGGGAAGGTGACTCTCTGGATGACCGTAAGTATTTTCCTCTGGACGACCCTTCTCGCGGCCGGGTCCCATTACGGCTTTGAATGGGCGATCCCTCAAGGAACTTGA
- a CDS encoding GntR family transcriptional regulator — MRLPIRIAENSREPIYHQIERQIIALIVGGQLSAGTPLPSIRALAKELSCSVITTRRAYQNLEQQGYIRTIQGKGTFVAEVKAEKKEQVAHETLYEAFRRAIGMSLDLKRTPQETREIFERVLKELTEKRGIRDE, encoded by the coding sequence ATTCGTCTTCCCATTCGGATCGCGGAAAACAGTCGGGAACCGATCTATCATCAGATCGAGCGGCAGATCATCGCCCTGATCGTCGGCGGACAACTGTCGGCGGGGACGCCGCTTCCCTCCATTCGGGCGTTGGCCAAAGAGCTGTCCTGCAGCGTGATCACCACCCGCAGGGCCTATCAAAACCTGGAACAGCAAGGCTATATCCGGACGATCCAGGGGAAGGGCACCTTTGTGGCGGAGGTGAAGGCGGAGAAAAAGGAACAGGTGGCCCATGAGACGCTGTATGAAGCTTTTCGCCGCGCCATCGGGATGAGCCTGGATTTGAAGCGGACTCCGCAGGAGACGAGAGAGATCTTTGAACGGGTGCTCAAGGAACTCACTGAGAAGAGAGGGATCCGTGATGAATGA
- a CDS encoding ATP-binding cassette domain-containing protein has protein sequence MNDGKAAVRMDGLVKHRDGFRLGPINLMLAQGAVYALIGANGSGKSTLLRICRNLLKPDSGTLRILGLSYEAHDLEIGRQIAYVPEPLSGCEDFTLKELRHLIHRWYPGWDDRMYESLIRSFRLPVDKPVAKLSQGARKKAALTLALSSQARLLLLDEPANGLDFNSKRVYRETLASYMEQANRTVLLATNVVEDIHRLADYVLVLKNGRIQGPFEKDELQTSWRQIWIRSAGAVSWDEIGGVFDVKEGMMIHVVSMDARRTLADLERAGCEVIDEQPLPLEELLDYLTKEG, from the coding sequence ATGAATGACGGAAAAGCGGCCGTGCGCATGGACGGATTGGTCAAGCACCGGGACGGGTTTCGGCTCGGCCCTATAAACCTGATGCTGGCTCAGGGAGCGGTTTACGCCCTGATCGGCGCCAACGGCTCCGGGAAAAGCACACTGCTTAGGATTTGCAGAAATTTGCTCAAGCCCGATTCGGGAACGCTCCGCATCCTGGGGCTTTCCTATGAAGCGCACGATCTGGAAATAGGTCGACAGATCGCCTACGTGCCGGAACCCCTGTCGGGGTGTGAAGACTTCACCCTCAAGGAGTTGCGTCATCTGATCCACCGCTGGTATCCCGGCTGGGATGATCGGATGTACGAATCGCTGATCCGATCCTTTCGCCTCCCCGTGGATAAGCCCGTCGCCAAGCTGTCCCAGGGGGCCCGCAAAAAGGCGGCCCTGACCCTGGCCCTGAGCAGTCAGGCCCGTCTGCTCCTTCTGGATGAGCCCGCCAACGGATTGGATTTCAACAGCAAGCGGGTATACCGGGAGACCCTCGCCTCCTATATGGAACAGGCGAACCGGACGGTCCTGCTGGCGACCAATGTGGTGGAGGACATTCACCGATTGGCCGATTACGTTCTCGTCTTGAAAAACGGGAGAATCCAGGGGCCCTTTGAAAAGGACGAACTGCAAACCTCCTGGCGCCAGATCTGGATCCGAAGTGCGGGAGCCGTCTCCTGGGATGAAATCGGCGGCGTTTTTGACGTAAAGGAAGGCATGATGATCCACGTCGTTTCGATGGATGCCCGGAGAACCCTGGCGGATCTGGAACGGGCGGGTTGTGAAGTGATCGATGAACAGCCCCTTCCGCTGGAAGAGCTGTTGGACTATTTGACCAAGGAAGGATGA